In the Candidatus Desulfatibia profunda genome, one interval contains:
- a CDS encoding radical SAM protein, which translates to MVSKKKDVLAEIKKNCLIHAVSVLFAALARIKNKNLFRWAYTLLAFLAEKLVKKDYYVARIRWVKKLFDNNHPSLAVTQKILRGTNPHQRKTIIKTAIINQLLVGTNKRKEFCEQNNGIYPPGLVVISPSMKCNLNCYGCYAGSYQKSSELSFEEIDRALSQAKEMGLYFCVVSGGEPFFYPRIFDLFEKHNDVFFQVYTHGGLIDEKVCRRLIEAGNVLPAISIEGFRQETDERRGRGHFDRVMKAMDLLREAKILFGFSATLTRKNTELLSSDRFVDLMIEKGCILGWYFMYMPIGREPDLALMQTPEQRGYQVERLIYLRANKPILLADFWNDGPVVGGCICGGRKYFHINANGDIEPCVFCHFATHNIRSSSLQDAITSPLFRSIRCQLPSYENHLRPCIIVDRPEVCRKVISENDVYFTHEGAEIAYNELAYELDQYAQAYGKIADVLWKNYFQSK; encoded by the coding sequence ATGGTTTCTAAGAAAAAAGACGTGTTGGCTGAAATAAAAAAGAATTGTTTGATTCATGCCGTCAGTGTGCTGTTTGCCGCGCTTGCCCGGATAAAAAATAAAAATCTTTTCAGATGGGCGTATACGCTGCTGGCATTTTTGGCAGAAAAGCTGGTTAAAAAAGATTATTATGTGGCCAGAATCAGATGGGTTAAAAAACTGTTTGACAACAACCACCCCAGTTTGGCCGTTACCCAAAAAATACTGCGGGGTACGAATCCGCATCAGCGCAAAACAATTATAAAAACTGCCATTATCAATCAACTGTTGGTTGGTACGAATAAAAGGAAGGAGTTTTGTGAGCAAAATAACGGCATTTATCCTCCGGGTCTGGTTGTGATCAGCCCGAGCATGAAATGCAATCTGAATTGCTATGGCTGCTATGCAGGATCCTATCAAAAGAGCTCGGAGCTTTCTTTTGAAGAAATAGACCGTGCCCTGAGTCAGGCCAAAGAGATGGGTTTGTATTTTTGTGTGGTTTCAGGAGGTGAGCCGTTCTTCTATCCTAGAATTTTTGATCTGTTTGAAAAACATAACGATGTTTTTTTCCAGGTTTATACCCACGGCGGCCTGATCGATGAAAAGGTCTGCCGGCGACTGATCGAAGCCGGTAATGTCCTCCCGGCGATCAGCATCGAAGGATTCAGGCAGGAAACAGATGAACGCCGGGGCCGGGGCCATTTCGACCGCGTCATGAAGGCCATGGATTTATTAAGAGAAGCCAAAATACTGTTCGGATTTTCAGCCACATTAACACGTAAAAATACAGAGCTTCTAAGCAGCGATCGATTTGTGGACCTGATGATTGAAAAAGGCTGTATTTTAGGATGGTACTTTATGTATATGCCGATTGGACGCGAACCCGACCTTGCTTTGATGCAGACACCCGAACAAAGGGGTTACCAGGTGGAACGCTTGATTTATCTTCGCGCCAACAAGCCCATTTTGCTCGCTGATTTCTGGAATGACGGCCCCGTGGTCGGCGGATGTATTTGCGGCGGCCGGAAGTATTTCCACATTAATGCCAACGGTGATATTGAACCGTGCGTTTTTTGCCACTTTGCGACGCATAATATCAGGAGCAGCTCCCTGCAAGATGCGATTACCTCGCCGTTGTTCCGGTCAATTCGCTGCCAGCTGCCCTCCTATGAAAATCATCTCCGGCCCTGTATTATCGTTGACAGGCCGGAGGTCTGCCGGAAAGTGATTTCCGAAAACGATGTGTATTTTACCCATGAAGGCGCCGAAATCGCCTATAATGAGCTGGCTTACGAATTGGATCAGTATGCCCAGGCATACGGTAAGATTGCGGATGTTCTCTGGAAAAATTACTTTCAAAGCAAGTAG
- a CDS encoding small multi-drug export protein, with protein sequence MMDAIIYLKNNLADNFTLYFIPLYILGGRPAAVLSAQLLGLDIFILLPVVVLLDTLQIPFFYHVYDTISKRLFVQKLYLRSGKKEERLRRSKLFQWLQLLGSPGVVTITMLPLKGCGMWSGVLLSKLLKLPKQTSYPLMIMGSLFGCLIILGVGEAILQLVNSLFA encoded by the coding sequence ATGATGGATGCGATCATCTATTTAAAAAACAATCTTGCCGATAATTTTACGCTGTATTTTATTCCGCTGTATATCCTGGGGGGCCGGCCGGCGGCCGTCTTGAGTGCTCAGTTGCTGGGACTTGACATCTTTATCTTGTTACCCGTAGTGGTCCTTCTGGATACGCTTCAAATTCCCTTTTTTTATCATGTGTACGATACCATCTCAAAGCGGTTGTTCGTGCAGAAGCTTTACCTAAGATCCGGAAAAAAAGAAGAGCGTCTGCGCCGATCAAAGCTGTTTCAATGGCTGCAGCTTTTAGGCTCTCCCGGGGTTGTGACGATTACCATGCTGCCGTTGAAAGGCTGCGGCATGTGGAGCGGGGTCCTTTTGTCAAAGCTTTTAAAACTGCCCAAACAGACCAGTTACCCCTTGATGATTATGGGCAGCCTGTTTGGTTGTCTGATTATTCTTGGCGTCGGCGAGGCCATTTTACAGCTTGTGAACTCGTTGTTCGCATAG
- a CDS encoding MMPL family transporter, whose protein sequence is MHQVICRFHKHILIFSVLATLVSIGLATRLKLDLNLISLLPSDNPSVDAFFDVVETIGIQSTLIALVEMPPDLDEKDSEAIVEHLSRTYAQSRMITETEYKSEARHLSSLFQMLLEYFPQLLSTEDLTALTRKLSDDGIYRQVLENKKLLMSPFGIAAKELVYVDPLGLRDVLGSALTVPTGKRTIKPHSGYYRTEQGDYVIFIKPRKPPQDVSFSKELMKEVSSLGKNAVAELAEKRPGFSDKIKISYTGGYPIAVHDEAVTKTDIKVTLLTSFLGVMMLFGLSFRRLRILFFVGLPLAMSLVWTLGCASLIFGSLNVLTCIFSCVLIGLGIDFAIHIVNRYFDQDKLKLPVSRRLQLTFEESGMGILIAGITTAAAFFCVGISDFRGFSELGILTGIGILICLLVMFFILPALIVYFANEKDAAQTVTLAGFGLKAFIGNIQKYPRIVLGGVAVVVVLLAACGAGIRFDDNLKNFRSADNSVLRLQDKITDWLGGSTAAILLVAQGKTEAAAMETDASIYAALIELEKSGKIAGIRSLSRYFPAPERQRLNLEFIRQHADRFDIKRIKQTFNRALSKNGFKILDLYDGYFEHLSRAVTEDKLLLPGALQGTELERFLKMFVARKGNSYRTITYISPNKDLWSRSDTFGFKEMIVRKLEAKGIDKSRYLLTGPNLLTADLKELIIRNLKSSLWLAGLSIVVVLSVYYRNLKLVLFSILPLMIGLASMAGIMALLGLEFNFINLIVIPMIVGIGIDDGVHFTNTYRRKDPLNGPDAMIQTGRAVVLTSLTTIAGFGSIALSHYPGLKSMGYVAVIGISACMLAAVIVLPAIFSILKP, encoded by the coding sequence TTGCATCAAGTCATCTGCCGCTTTCATAAGCATATCCTAATTTTCTCCGTTCTTGCGACTCTGGTTTCCATCGGCCTTGCCACTCGTCTTAAACTCGACCTGAACCTCATATCCCTGCTGCCTTCAGACAATCCCAGTGTCGATGCATTTTTTGATGTCGTCGAAACCATCGGGATTCAATCCACCTTAATCGCTCTGGTTGAAATGCCGCCGGACCTTGACGAGAAAGATTCGGAAGCAATTGTTGAACATTTATCCCGAACATACGCCCAAAGCCGGATGATAACGGAGACGGAATACAAAAGCGAAGCAAGACATCTGTCCAGTCTATTTCAGATGCTCTTGGAATATTTTCCGCAGCTTTTGAGCACCGAGGATCTGACGGCCTTGACCCGCAAGCTGTCTGATGACGGGATTTACAGGCAGGTCCTCGAAAACAAAAAACTTTTAATGAGCCCTTTTGGTATTGCGGCCAAAGAGCTGGTTTATGTTGACCCTCTGGGGCTCAGGGATGTGCTGGGATCTGCCTTGACAGTGCCGACGGGCAAACGAACCATCAAACCTCACAGCGGATATTACCGTACCGAGCAGGGGGACTATGTTATTTTTATCAAACCCCGCAAGCCTCCCCAGGATGTTTCCTTCAGTAAAGAGTTGATGAAGGAAGTGTCTTCTCTCGGAAAGAACGCTGTCGCGGAGCTGGCTGAGAAGCGCCCGGGTTTTTCCGATAAGATCAAAATATCTTATACCGGCGGTTATCCGATTGCGGTTCATGACGAGGCGGTTACCAAAACAGATATCAAGGTTACGCTGCTGACTTCTTTTTTAGGAGTTATGATGCTCTTCGGTCTGTCTTTCAGAAGGCTGCGGATCCTTTTTTTCGTGGGTTTGCCGCTGGCGATGAGCCTGGTGTGGACCCTGGGATGTGCAAGTCTTATCTTTGGAAGCCTCAATGTCCTCACGTGCATATTCTCGTGTGTCTTGATCGGGCTGGGGATTGATTTTGCCATCCATATCGTCAACCGCTATTTCGACCAAGACAAATTAAAACTGCCCGTGTCCCGGCGGCTGCAGCTCACCTTCGAGGAATCCGGCATGGGCATCCTTATCGCCGGCATTACAACGGCGGCCGCTTTTTTTTGTGTGGGGATATCCGATTTCAGAGGGTTCAGTGAACTGGGCATTTTAACAGGTATCGGCATCCTGATTTGCCTGCTGGTCATGTTTTTCATCCTTCCTGCTCTGATTGTCTATTTTGCAAATGAAAAAGACGCTGCCCAGACAGTTACACTGGCAGGTTTCGGTTTAAAGGCGTTTATCGGCAACATTCAGAAATATCCCCGGATTGTTCTTGGGGGTGTTGCCGTTGTGGTTGTGCTGCTGGCCGCTTGCGGTGCCGGGATCAGGTTTGATGACAACCTGAAAAATTTCCGATCGGCCGACAATAGCGTGCTGCGTTTGCAGGACAAAATTACCGATTGGCTGGGAGGTTCAACTGCTGCAATTCTTCTGGTGGCCCAGGGCAAAACAGAGGCAGCGGCGATGGAAACCGACGCATCCATCTATGCGGCCCTGATAGAACTGGAAAAATCCGGCAAAATCGCCGGGATCCGATCGCTCAGCCGCTACTTTCCTGCACCCGAACGGCAGCGCCTGAACCTGGAATTTATCCGGCAACATGCGGATCGTTTTGACATCAAACGCATTAAACAGACGTTTAACCGGGCACTGTCAAAAAATGGCTTCAAGATTCTGGATCTGTACGATGGGTATTTTGAACACCTGTCAAGAGCCGTCACGGAAGATAAACTCCTTCTGCCCGGCGCTTTGCAGGGTACGGAACTGGAAAGGTTCCTGAAAATGTTTGTTGCTCGCAAAGGCAATTCATACCGGACGATTACATACATCAGTCCGAACAAGGATCTTTGGTCCCGTTCGGATACCTTCGGATTTAAAGAGATGATCGTGCGCAAACTTGAAGCCAAAGGGATCGATAAAAGCCGTTATCTTTTGACCGGCCCGAATTTGCTCACCGCGGATTTAAAGGAGCTTATCATCCGCAATTTAAAATCTTCCCTTTGGCTGGCAGGCCTTAGCATTGTAGTGGTGCTCAGCGTTTATTATCGAAACTTAAAGCTGGTGCTTTTTTCGATACTGCCCTTAATGATCGGTTTGGCCTCTATGGCCGGTATCATGGCCCTGTTGGGTTTGGAGTTTAATTTTATCAATTTGATTGTCATTCCGATGATCGTCGGCATCGGTATTGATGACGGCGTTCACTTTACCAATACATACCGCCGGAAGGACCCTTTAAACGGTCCGGATGCAATGATTCAAACCGGACGGGCCGTGGTATTAACCTCCTTGACGACGATAGCAGGTTTCGGGTCAATTGCTTTGTCCCACTACCCGGGACTGAAGAGCATGGGGTACGTGGCCGTCATCGGCATCAGCGCCTGCATGCTCGCTGCCGTTATCGTGCTTCCGGCTATTTTTTCGATACTTAAACCCTAA